One genomic region from Streptomyces sp. NBC_01304 encodes:
- a CDS encoding ATP-binding protein has product MAGTVLDGTGRTAGPGAEGPHGRWRYAVLALGIALTPDEDGMSPRLGLDMLEEAPGHAQRVADALGHFRYENLRPELPDPADHRAAIEAAVTAKDIDVLVVHIVGHGELAENRSEKLYVLDPRGERLTVPVTHWIELIEDHPGRPRPLTLFILDVCYAGQAAVESWHARQDVTERRAWVLAATGAHEQAFGYRLSQAAAQVLHRYRAGELRTDPSLPHIPPKTVYQEIERVLSRLVDLDQGPVQRILTSLVPSHVDVDLPFFPNPSHGEQLRPGAAVRLPDDVPPEIARLTEWAGDPEHFRRRASGGHPVAREGEYGYFSGREREVAELAEWLDRGGPALRVVTGKPGVGKSALLGVLVCAAHPALRKATRGLWHHLRSRPGENDRLLVVHARRLTLDQLVRSLEQQIRAVRPAAAATTGSAADLGPAAYLAGLVADTRDGVPLTLVIDALDEAEEPQDIASVLLVPLARRALEDPELLRMVIGARAEDGLRELFALAGQRGLVTDLDAIPAGQVRAGVREYVESLLEHDTPYAGGALREVRGALADGVARRLTAGKAASRDRSGSGPGSGSGSGSGSGSGSGSGRDDELAWGEFLTAGLYVHYLLATGQLGAGDGDITAARRLGLRAPRSLLELLRLDLRRHLGQSDLLPVLTALAYAQGRGMPERVLADAARAFAPGPDDGPPVPARELHVLLDGPARFYLRRDVDTDGTTLYRLFHEGLADQLRTLPPAFPTPGDRGEPTQQEEPQGKQEERQGKEASP; this is encoded by the coding sequence ATGGCAGGAACCGTGCTGGACGGAACGGGTCGGACGGCCGGGCCGGGTGCCGAGGGCCCGCATGGCCGGTGGCGCTATGCCGTACTCGCCCTGGGCATCGCGCTCACCCCGGACGAGGACGGCATGTCGCCACGGCTGGGGCTCGACATGCTCGAGGAGGCGCCCGGGCACGCGCAGCGGGTCGCCGATGCCCTCGGCCACTTCCGCTACGAGAACCTCCGGCCCGAGCTCCCCGACCCGGCGGATCACCGGGCGGCGATCGAGGCAGCGGTGACGGCCAAGGACATCGACGTCCTGGTCGTGCACATCGTCGGCCACGGCGAACTCGCCGAGAACCGCAGCGAGAAGCTCTACGTCCTCGACCCCCGGGGCGAACGGCTCACGGTCCCCGTCACCCACTGGATCGAGCTCATCGAGGACCACCCCGGACGCCCCCGGCCGCTGACCCTGTTCATCCTCGACGTCTGCTACGCGGGCCAGGCCGCGGTGGAGTCCTGGCACGCGCGGCAGGACGTGACGGAGCGCCGTGCCTGGGTACTTGCTGCGACGGGGGCGCACGAGCAGGCGTTCGGATACCGGTTGAGCCAGGCCGCGGCGCAGGTGCTGCACCGCTACCGGGCGGGCGAACTGCGGACCGACCCCTCGCTGCCGCACATTCCGCCGAAGACCGTCTATCAGGAGATCGAACGGGTTCTGAGCCGTCTGGTGGACCTGGACCAGGGACCTGTGCAGCGCATCCTCACCAGTCTCGTTCCCAGCCACGTCGACGTCGACCTGCCGTTCTTCCCCAACCCGTCGCACGGGGAGCAGTTACGGCCGGGCGCGGCCGTCCGGCTGCCCGACGACGTGCCGCCCGAGATCGCGCGACTCACCGAATGGGCGGGCGACCCCGAGCACTTCCGGCGCCGGGCGTCCGGCGGCCATCCGGTGGCACGGGAAGGGGAGTACGGCTACTTCTCCGGCCGGGAGCGAGAGGTCGCGGAACTCGCGGAGTGGCTGGATCGTGGCGGCCCCGCGCTGCGGGTCGTCACCGGCAAGCCGGGGGTCGGGAAGTCGGCGCTGCTCGGCGTCCTCGTGTGCGCGGCGCATCCCGCGCTGCGCAAGGCCACCCGGGGGCTCTGGCACCATCTGCGCAGCCGGCCCGGCGAGAACGACCGCCTGCTCGTCGTCCACGCACGGCGGTTGACCCTCGACCAGCTGGTCCGCTCCCTGGAACAGCAGATCCGGGCGGTCCGTCCGGCGGCGGCAGCGACCACGGGGTCCGCCGCCGACCTGGGGCCCGCGGCGTACCTCGCCGGACTCGTCGCCGACACCCGCGACGGCGTCCCGCTGACCCTGGTGATCGACGCTCTCGACGAGGCCGAGGAGCCGCAGGACATCGCGTCCGTGCTGCTCGTGCCGCTGGCCCGGCGGGCCTTGGAGGATCCGGAGCTGCTCCGGATGGTGATCGGAGCCCGCGCCGAGGACGGTCTGCGGGAGCTGTTCGCACTCGCCGGGCAGCGTGGCCTGGTCACCGACCTGGACGCGATCCCGGCCGGGCAGGTACGCGCCGGGGTGCGCGAGTACGTGGAGAGTCTGCTGGAGCACGACACTCCCTACGCGGGAGGCGCCCTGCGCGAGGTGCGCGGCGCGCTGGCCGACGGTGTGGCCCGGCGCCTGACCGCCGGCAAAGCCGCATCGCGCGACCGGTCCGGCTCGGGCCCAGGCTCCGGCTCCGGCTCCGGCTCCGGCTCCGGCTCCGGCTCCGGCTCCGGGCGGGACGACGAGCTGGCGTGGGGCGAGTTCCTCACCGCCGGGCTGTACGTCCACTACCTGTTGGCGACCGGCCAGTTGGGCGCCGGAGACGGGGACATCACGGCGGCCCGCAGACTGGGACTGCGGGCACCGCGCAGTCTGCTGGAGCTCCTGCGACTCGACCTGAGGCGCCACTTAGGCCAGAGCGACCTGCTGCCGGTGCTGACCGCGCTCGCCTACGCGCAGGGGCGCGGCATGCCGGAGCGCGTCCTGGCGGACGCGGCACGGGCCTTCGCACCCGGCCCGGACGACGGTCCGCCGGTGCCGGCCAGGGAGCTGCACGTGCTGCTCGACGGACCGGCCCGCTTCTACCTGAGGCGCGACGTCGACACCGACGGCACCACCCTCTACCGGCTGTTCCACGAAGGCCTCGCCGACCAACTGCGCACGCTGCCCCCCGCGTTCCCCACCCCGGGAGACCGGGGAGAGCCGACGCAACAGGAAGAGCCGCAGGGGAAGCAGGAAGAGCGGCAGGGGAAGGAGGCGTCACCATGA
- a CDS encoding damage-control phosphatase ARMT1 family protein: protein MPDNAHARAVPDSADARADAPVIVSSDPASFAHGVFAERHPALIARVRSAQPYGPEQHRALDALLKSGTEGVMEPLRDDAPDREQWAAWDRGRLGRSWYDAPFLWAESYFYRKLLEAVGYFEPGGAWQGIDPFRPFKLAELRTPEAESELAALDRLALRPEAEQARALLHGSLWGNRADLGFRMVAGGEGAADGAEFPMVADDSEVLWSLLPAGGPNKVCLVADNAGRELVPDLLLVDHLLRHEYAEQVVLHVKPSPYYVSDATTADVVDCLRHLKQAEGTAAAVGERLWADMASGRLTVRAHAFSCAPLPYAEMPDDLRQDFAAATLTIMKGDLNYRRLVGDRLWPPTSPFTARTAYFPGPVAALRTLKSDVIVGLDASAVAALVARHGNRWRTSGTHALIQARR from the coding sequence ATGCCCGACAACGCCCATGCCCGAGCCGTGCCCGACAGCGCCGATGCCCGGGCCGACGCCCCCGTCATCGTCAGCAGCGACCCCGCGTCCTTCGCCCACGGCGTTTTCGCCGAGCGGCATCCCGCGCTCATCGCCCGGGTGCGCTCGGCCCAGCCGTACGGCCCCGAGCAGCACCGGGCGCTCGACGCCCTGCTCAAGTCCGGCACCGAGGGCGTGATGGAGCCCCTGCGGGACGATGCGCCCGACCGGGAGCAGTGGGCGGCCTGGGACCGGGGCCGGCTGGGCCGGTCCTGGTACGACGCCCCGTTCCTGTGGGCGGAGAGCTACTTCTATCGCAAACTCCTCGAAGCGGTCGGGTACTTCGAGCCGGGCGGCGCCTGGCAGGGCATCGACCCCTTCCGGCCCTTCAAGCTCGCCGAACTGCGCACCCCCGAGGCCGAGTCGGAGCTGGCGGCCCTGGACCGGCTCGCCCTGCGACCGGAGGCGGAGCAGGCCCGCGCCCTGCTGCACGGCTCGCTCTGGGGCAACCGGGCGGACCTGGGCTTCCGCATGGTGGCCGGCGGCGAGGGCGCGGCGGACGGCGCCGAATTCCCGATGGTCGCGGACGACTCCGAGGTGCTGTGGTCGCTGCTCCCGGCAGGCGGCCCGAACAAGGTGTGCCTGGTCGCGGACAACGCCGGACGCGAGCTCGTGCCCGATCTGCTCCTCGTCGACCACCTGTTGCGCCACGAGTACGCCGAGCAGGTCGTCCTGCACGTCAAGCCGTCCCCGTACTACGTCTCCGATGCCACCACTGCCGACGTCGTCGACTGCCTGCGCCATCTGAAGCAGGCCGAAGGTACGGCCGCAGCGGTCGGCGAGCGGCTCTGGGCGGACATGGCGAGCGGTCGCCTCACCGTGCGCGCGCACGCCTTCTCCTGCGCACCCCTGCCCTACGCGGAGATGCCCGACGACCTGCGCCAGGACTTCGCCGCCGCCACGCTGACGATCATGAAGGGCGACCTCAACTACCGGCGCCTGGTGGGCGACCGACTCTGGCCGCCCACCAGCCCGTTCACCGCGCGCACGGCCTATTTCCCGGGCCCGGTCGCGGCCCTGCGCACGCTGAAGTCCGACGTGATCGTCGGCCTCGACGCGAGCGCGGTGGCCGCGCTCGTCGCGCGGCACGGGAACCGCTGGCGCACCAGCGGAACCCATGCCTTGATCCAGGCGCGACGCTGA
- a CDS encoding TetR/AcrR family transcriptional regulator gives MTEHMAKQPPAGPRAEKKRKAIVDAARETFLKEGFAAGMDRIAAVAGVSKVTVYNHFGSKEQLFTAVIADALDAPVGDTLITALDGLTDADDLRAALVDAARSWVRAVRDNDDILAMRNLVARELHRFPELGSAWQQHTPGTHHPEVAAALQKLADEGRLILPDLEVALLQLYSLVLFPHLVFSAYGTHIDADLTDRLITGGVDMFLAFYGPR, from the coding sequence ATGACGGAGCACATGGCCAAGCAGCCGCCCGCCGGGCCGCGCGCCGAGAAGAAGCGGAAGGCGATCGTCGACGCGGCACGGGAGACCTTCCTCAAGGAGGGGTTCGCGGCCGGCATGGACCGCATCGCCGCGGTGGCGGGCGTCTCGAAGGTGACGGTCTACAACCACTTCGGCAGCAAGGAACAGCTGTTCACGGCCGTGATCGCGGACGCCCTCGATGCACCGGTCGGCGACACCCTGATCACCGCGCTCGACGGCCTCACCGACGCCGACGACCTCCGGGCCGCGCTGGTCGACGCCGCACGGTCCTGGGTGCGCGCCGTCCGCGACAACGACGACATTCTGGCCATGCGCAATCTCGTCGCACGCGAGCTGCACCGCTTCCCCGAGCTCGGCTCGGCCTGGCAGCAGCACACCCCGGGCACCCATCACCCGGAGGTCGCGGCCGCGCTGCAGAAGCTGGCCGACGAGGGCCGGCTCATCCTCCCCGACCTGGAGGTCGCCCTCCTCCAGCTGTATTCGCTCGTGCTCTTTCCGCACCTGGTCTTCAGCGCGTACGGCACCCACATCGACGCCGACCTCACCGACCGGCTGATCACCGGGGGCGTGGACATGTTTCTGGCCTTCTACGGCCCGCGTTGA
- a CDS encoding MFS transporter, protein MTTHRDAEHAHPSVHAHAHHDESPQLPHRWRLLALLCLAQFMLIADVTVINVALPTIGAELSLGGSGLTWVVTAYTLFFGSLLLLGGRLADALGKQRTFLAGLTLFTVASMACGLAPGGGTLIAARSVQGVGAALMSPAAMALVTTFFRGPDRNKALGIWAAIGGAGSAVGVLLGGAFVSGPGWEWVFFINVPVGLVALLGVPALLRNSRALVAPSGRHGGLDPVGALTLTAAPGLLIFGLVQARDHGFGAPAGWLPLLGAALAALAFVAVERRVREPLVRLALFGRRSLVGGGAVMLAASGLLIASFFLSSFYLQHVLGFSALKTGLAFLPVAVAITLGAHLGSHLVGRLGWRPAGTAAFALTAVGAYLLTGLDKDSNVWTELVPGFALLSFALGTGFVCATTAAMNGLPHQDMGLASGLVGTAHELGAALGVAVISTVAGASLEGPAAGGAVGTGGFDNAFTACAIIAAAVAALGALLLPAGRPDPAAGPVMAH, encoded by the coding sequence ATGACTACGCATCGGGATGCCGAGCACGCCCACCCTTCTGTTCACGCGCATGCGCACCACGACGAGAGTCCTCAACTCCCGCACCGTTGGCGGCTGTTGGCCCTCCTCTGTCTCGCCCAGTTCATGCTCATCGCCGACGTGACCGTCATCAACGTCGCGCTCCCCACCATCGGCGCCGAGCTCTCCCTCGGCGGGTCCGGTCTCACCTGGGTCGTCACCGCCTACACCCTCTTCTTCGGCAGCCTCCTGCTGCTCGGCGGCCGGCTCGCGGACGCGCTCGGCAAGCAGCGCACCTTCCTGGCCGGGCTCACCCTGTTCACCGTCGCCTCCATGGCCTGCGGCCTCGCCCCCGGCGGCGGCACGCTCATCGCCGCCCGGTCCGTGCAGGGCGTCGGGGCGGCGCTGATGTCGCCGGCCGCGATGGCGCTCGTCACCACGTTCTTCCGCGGCCCCGACCGGAACAAGGCCCTCGGCATCTGGGCCGCCATCGGCGGCGCCGGATCCGCCGTGGGCGTCCTGCTCGGCGGTGCCTTCGTGTCCGGGCCGGGCTGGGAGTGGGTGTTCTTCATCAACGTGCCGGTCGGCCTGGTCGCCCTGCTCGGAGTGCCCGCGCTGCTGCGCAACTCCCGCGCCCTGGTGGCCCCTTCGGGCCGGCATGGCGGGCTCGACCCGGTCGGCGCGCTCACCCTCACCGCCGCGCCGGGGCTGCTCATCTTCGGCCTGGTCCAGGCCCGTGACCACGGCTTCGGCGCGCCCGCCGGATGGCTGCCGCTGCTCGGTGCCGCGCTCGCCGCCCTCGCGTTCGTCGCCGTGGAGCGCCGGGTCCGCGAACCCCTGGTCCGCCTCGCCCTGTTCGGCCGCCGCTCCCTGGTCGGCGGCGGCGCGGTGATGCTCGCCGCGTCCGGGCTGCTGATCGCGAGCTTCTTCCTGTCCTCCTTCTACCTCCAGCACGTGCTCGGCTTCAGCGCCCTCAAGACGGGGCTCGCCTTCCTGCCGGTCGCCGTCGCGATCACGCTCGGCGCCCACCTCGGCTCCCATCTGGTGGGCCGGCTCGGCTGGCGCCCGGCGGGGACCGCGGCCTTCGCGCTGACCGCCGTGGGGGCGTACCTCCTGACGGGCCTCGACAAGGACAGCAACGTATGGACGGAGCTCGTACCCGGCTTCGCCCTGCTCTCCTTCGCGCTCGGCACGGGCTTCGTGTGCGCCACCACCGCGGCGATGAACGGCCTGCCCCACCAGGACATGGGCCTCGCATCGGGCCTCGTCGGCACCGCGCACGAGCTCGGTGCGGCGCTCGGCGTCGCGGTGATCTCGACCGTCGCGGGCGCGAGCCTGGAGGGCCCGGCGGCCGGTGGCGCGGTCGGCACCGGCGGGTTCGACAACGCCTTCACCGCCTGCGCGATCATCGCCGCCGCGGTGGCCGCGCTCGGTGCGCTGCTGCTGCCCGCGGGCCGTCCGGACCCGGCGGCCGGTCCGGTCATGGCGCACTGA
- the fusA gene encoding elongation factor G — MRTNLNLQRLTTSSLASVRNLGILAHVDAGKTTLTERILYVTGTTHKKGEVHDGTTVTDFDTQERDRGITIFAAAVSCAWDGHRINLIDTPGHVDFADEVERSLRVLDGAVAVFDAVAGVEPQSESVWRQADRYGVPRIAFVNKLDRAGADLDTAARSIRERLGTVPLVVQLPIGREGDFTGVIDLLRLHAQVWDTQSGTYEVTPVPEELREQARQRRHVLEEAVAELHPGALEEYVAEGALSTETLASALRDITRAGDGVVVLCGSAYRNCGVEPLLEAVVAYLPSPLDVPAVRGTLGDAVQERDADPGAPFAGLAFKVNATATGRLTYVRVYSGTIRKGDGVLDAGAGRTERIGRILRVQADRHAELEQAVAGDIVAVVGLKGTRAGSTLCAPSAPLVLEPPAVAAAVVSVAVEARRRVDTGRLATALARLVEEDPSLAVRTDPETGQTVLSGMGELHLEVAVEKIRRAQGLEVGVGRPQVAYRETVVSGVSGLVYRHVKQDGGAGQFAHVVLDVEPLESTSDGAAEGFEFRSAVVGGRVPQEYVRAVEAGCRDALVEGPLGGHPVTGVRVTLTDGATHPKDSSEMAFRTAGRFALREALRTAVTELLEPVVEVTATVPDDAVGGVLGDLAARRGRVSGQLARSGTAVLTARVPLAELFGYASSLRGRTQGRGTFTTRATGYASVPAAVAGKVLAR; from the coding sequence GTGCGCACCAACCTCAACCTCCAGCGCCTGACGACCAGTTCCCTCGCGAGCGTCCGGAATCTCGGCATTCTCGCCCACGTCGACGCGGGCAAGACCACGCTCACCGAGCGGATCCTGTACGTCACCGGCACCACCCACAAGAAGGGCGAAGTCCATGACGGCACGACGGTCACCGACTTCGACACCCAGGAGCGCGACCGTGGGATCACCATCTTCGCCGCGGCCGTCAGCTGCGCCTGGGACGGGCATCGGATCAACCTGATCGACACCCCGGGCCACGTGGACTTCGCCGACGAGGTGGAGCGTTCGCTGCGGGTGCTCGACGGGGCGGTCGCGGTCTTCGACGCCGTCGCGGGCGTGGAGCCGCAGAGCGAGTCGGTGTGGCGGCAGGCCGACCGGTACGGCGTGCCGAGGATCGCGTTCGTCAACAAGCTGGACCGGGCCGGCGCCGACCTCGACACGGCGGCCCGGTCGATCAGGGAACGGCTGGGCACGGTCCCGCTGGTGGTGCAGCTGCCGATCGGCCGGGAGGGCGACTTCACCGGCGTGATCGACCTGCTGCGTCTGCACGCCCAGGTCTGGGACACGCAGAGCGGAACGTATGAAGTGACGCCTGTTCCCGAGGAGTTGCGCGAGCAGGCCCGGCAGCGGCGGCACGTCCTGGAGGAGGCGGTGGCGGAGCTGCATCCGGGCGCGCTGGAGGAGTACGTCGCCGAAGGCGCGCTCTCCACCGAGACGCTGGCCTCGGCGCTGCGCGACATCACGCGCGCCGGCGACGGTGTGGTGGTGCTGTGCGGGTCGGCGTACCGCAACTGTGGTGTCGAGCCGCTGCTCGAGGCCGTCGTGGCCTATCTGCCGTCGCCGCTGGACGTTCCGGCGGTGCGCGGCACGCTCGGCGACGCCGTGCAGGAGCGTGACGCCGATCCCGGGGCGCCGTTCGCCGGGCTCGCGTTCAAGGTGAACGCGACGGCGACCGGGCGGCTCACGTACGTACGCGTGTATTCCGGAACGATCAGGAAGGGGGACGGTGTGCTGGACGCGGGTGCGGGGCGCACCGAGCGGATCGGCCGGATTCTGCGCGTACAGGCGGACCGGCACGCGGAGTTGGAGCAGGCGGTCGCCGGGGACATCGTCGCCGTCGTCGGCCTGAAGGGCACACGCGCGGGCAGCACTCTGTGCGCGCCCTCCGCGCCCCTGGTCCTGGAACCGCCCGCGGTGGCCGCCGCGGTGGTGTCGGTGGCGGTGGAGGCGCGCAGGCGGGTCGACACCGGCCGGCTCGCGACGGCGTTGGCGCGACTGGTCGAGGAGGACCCGTCGCTGGCCGTCCGGACCGATCCGGAGACCGGGCAGACGGTGCTCTCCGGCATGGGTGAGCTGCATCTGGAGGTCGCGGTGGAGAAGATCCGCCGTGCTCAGGGTCTGGAGGTCGGCGTGGGACGCCCGCAGGTGGCGTACCGGGAGACGGTCGTCAGCGGGGTGTCCGGTCTGGTGTACCGGCATGTCAAACAGGACGGAGGTGCGGGCCAGTTCGCCCATGTGGTGCTCGATGTCGAGCCGCTGGAGAGCACTTCCGACGGCGCCGCGGAGGGCTTCGAGTTCCGGTCCGCCGTCGTCGGCGGACGGGTGCCGCAGGAGTACGTGCGCGCCGTGGAGGCCGGCTGCCGGGACGCGCTCGTCGAGGGTCCCCTCGGCGGGCATCCGGTGACCGGGGTGCGGGTCACCCTGACCGACGGGGCGACCCATCCGAAGGACTCCTCGGAGATGGCGTTCCGCACGGCGGGCCGCTTCGCGCTGCGCGAGGCGCTGCGGACGGCGGTGACGGAGCTCCTGGAACCGGTCGTCGAGGTCACGGCGACCGTGCCCGACGACGCGGTGGGCGGCGTCCTCGGCGACCTGGCGGCACGCCGCGGCCGGGTCTCGGGGCAGCTGGCCCGGTCCGGCACGGCCGTGCTCACGGCGCGGGTGCCGCTGGCCGAACTGTTCGGCTATGCGTCGTCCCTGCGTGGGCGCACGCAGGGCCGGGGCACCTTCACCACGCGGGCCACCGGGTACGCCTCGGTGCCGGCCGCGGTGGCCGGGAAGGTCCTGGCCCGGTAG
- a CDS encoding glutamate decarboxylase produces MSDDASLEDIFAVPAMGGGAPKEGFPEKEMFSDVAYQLVHDELMLDGVSRMNLATFCTTWIDDKARRLMAETVDKNIVDKDEYPQTAALEQRCVRMLADLWHAPDPASTRGTSTTGSSEAAMLGGLAAKFRWRARGGTGTPNFVCGPVQVCWEKFARYFDVEIRQIPLSGDRLTMDPDQVAAYCDENTIMVVPTFGQTFTGLFEDVAGVSAALDELQRRTGLDIPIHVDAASGGFLAPFTAPDLAWDFRLPRVKSINASGHKTGHAPLGAGWAIWREAADLPEELVFNVNYLGGDMATFNLNFSRPGSQAITSYYEFIRLGRIGYTRLQTAIYSVARHLAQGIAQAGPFEVIHDGDPQRGITAVSWGLAGGQDFSLYDLSDRLRARGWLVAAYPLPDDRGDETIMRAVLRHGFTHDMADLFLADVDRGLQHLAAHRPKTPLTSEDGGGFTHNATAAVPLPGAGSQGKAPF; encoded by the coding sequence ATGTCGGACGACGCGAGCCTGGAGGACATCTTTGCCGTCCCCGCCATGGGAGGGGGCGCGCCCAAGGAGGGCTTCCCGGAGAAGGAGATGTTCTCCGACGTCGCCTATCAGCTGGTCCACGACGAGCTGATGCTGGACGGGGTGTCGCGCATGAACCTGGCGACCTTCTGCACGACCTGGATCGACGACAAGGCACGCCGGCTGATGGCCGAGACCGTCGACAAGAACATCGTCGACAAGGACGAGTACCCGCAGACCGCCGCACTCGAGCAGCGCTGTGTGCGCATGCTCGCCGACCTGTGGCACGCCCCGGACCCGGCGAGCACCCGCGGCACCTCGACCACGGGTTCCAGCGAGGCCGCGATGCTCGGCGGGCTCGCCGCCAAGTTCCGCTGGCGCGCCCGCGGCGGCACCGGCACGCCGAACTTCGTGTGCGGTCCGGTGCAGGTGTGCTGGGAGAAGTTCGCCCGCTACTTCGACGTGGAGATCCGCCAGATCCCGCTGTCCGGCGACCGGTTGACGATGGATCCGGACCAGGTGGCGGCGTACTGCGACGAGAACACCATCATGGTCGTCCCCACCTTCGGCCAGACCTTCACCGGCCTGTTCGAGGACGTGGCCGGGGTCAGCGCCGCCCTCGACGAACTGCAGCGCCGCACCGGTCTGGACATCCCCATCCATGTCGACGCGGCCAGCGGCGGCTTCCTCGCCCCGTTCACGGCACCGGATCTGGCCTGGGACTTCCGGCTGCCCCGGGTGAAGTCCATCAACGCCTCCGGGCACAAGACCGGCCACGCACCCCTGGGCGCCGGCTGGGCGATCTGGCGCGAGGCCGCCGACCTGCCCGAAGAGCTCGTCTTCAACGTCAACTACCTCGGCGGCGACATGGCCACCTTCAACCTCAACTTCTCGCGCCCCGGCAGCCAGGCCATCACCTCCTACTACGAGTTCATCCGGCTCGGCCGCATCGGCTACACCCGCCTGCAGACGGCCATCTACTCGGTCGCCCGGCACCTGGCCCAGGGCATCGCCCAGGCCGGCCCCTTCGAGGTCATCCACGACGGAGATCCGCAGCGCGGCATCACCGCGGTCTCCTGGGGGCTCGCGGGCGGGCAGGACTTCAGCCTGTACGACCTCTCCGACCGGCTGCGGGCGCGCGGCTGGCTGGTCGCGGCCTACCCCCTGCCGGACGACCGCGGCGACGAGACGATCATGCGGGCCGTCCTGCGGCACGGCTTCACGCACGACATGGCCGATCTGTTCCTCGCCGACGTCGACCGCGGCCTGCAGCACCTCGCCGCACACCGGCCCAAGACGCCGCTCACCAGCGAGGACGGCGGCGGGTTCACGCACAACGCCACCGCCGCGGTGCCCCTGCCGGGGGCGGGTTCGCAAGGGAAGGCTCCCTTCTAA
- a CDS encoding CoA-binding protein, translating into MYGSPETVRKILTDGGDTWAIVGLSNNERRAAHGVADVLQRYGKRIVPVHPKAETVHGEQGYPDLASIPFEVDVVDVFVNSDLAGPVADQAAAIGAKAVWFQLGVIDEAAYERTLEAGLDMVMDRCPAIEIPRLG; encoded by the coding sequence ATGTACGGGAGCCCGGAAACGGTCCGCAAGATCCTCACCGACGGGGGCGACACCTGGGCGATCGTCGGCCTGTCGAACAACGAACGCCGTGCCGCGCACGGCGTCGCGGATGTCCTGCAGCGTTACGGCAAGCGCATCGTGCCGGTACACCCCAAGGCCGAGACGGTCCACGGCGAGCAGGGCTACCCCGACCTCGCCTCGATCCCCTTCGAGGTCGACGTCGTCGACGTGTTCGTGAACAGCGACCTCGCGGGTCCCGTCGCCGACCAGGCCGCCGCCATCGGCGCCAAGGCCGTCTGGTTCCAACTCGGCGTCATCGACGAGGCGGCGTACGAACGAACCCTGGAGGCAGGGCTCGACATGGTCATGGACCGCTGCCCCGCCATCGAAATCCCTCGCCTCGGCTGA
- a CDS encoding transporter substrate-binding domain-containing protein → MTISTAAIAEDLAPTGTLRASINLGNPVLAQGTPAEPAGVTVDIAREIGARLAVPVELLCFDAARKSYEAMAQGEADLCFLAVDPAREAEVAFTAPYVVIEGVYAVPGGSDLTTAADVDRAGVRIGVKRGSAYDLFLTRTLQRASVVRGEEGVDVFLEQGLEVAAGIRQPMTEYVAGHPELRLIQDRFMQIRQAVGTTKVRRPETVRFLRGVVEELKADGFIAGSLRRAQQSSTLVAPPEQA, encoded by the coding sequence ATGACGATCTCCACTGCCGCCATCGCCGAGGATCTGGCGCCCACCGGCACCCTGCGTGCCTCGATCAACCTGGGCAACCCGGTCCTGGCCCAGGGCACGCCGGCCGAACCGGCGGGCGTGACCGTCGACATCGCACGCGAGATCGGCGCCCGCCTCGCCGTGCCGGTGGAGCTGCTCTGCTTCGACGCGGCACGCAAGTCGTACGAGGCGATGGCACAGGGCGAGGCCGACCTCTGCTTCCTCGCGGTCGACCCCGCGCGGGAGGCCGAGGTCGCCTTCACGGCGCCGTACGTCGTGATCGAGGGGGTGTACGCCGTGCCCGGCGGCTCGGACCTCACCACGGCCGCGGACGTCGACCGCGCGGGGGTGCGGATCGGCGTGAAGCGCGGGTCCGCCTACGACCTGTTCCTCACGCGGACGCTGCAGCGGGCGAGCGTCGTACGGGGCGAGGAAGGCGTCGACGTGTTCCTGGAGCAAGGGCTGGAGGTCGCGGCCGGCATCAGGCAGCCGATGACCGAGTACGTGGCCGGGCATCCCGAACTGCGCCTGATCCAGGACCGGTTCATGCAGATCCGGCAGGCGGTGGGCACGACCAAGGTGCGTCGGCCGGAGACCGTGCGGTTCCTCAGGGGCGTCGTCGAGGAGTTGAAGGCCGACGGATTCATCGCCGGGTCACTGCGGCGCGCACAGCAGTCGAGCACCCTGGTCGCACCGCCCGAACAGGCGTAG